One Engraulis encrasicolus isolate BLACKSEA-1 chromosome 4, IST_EnEncr_1.0, whole genome shotgun sequence genomic window, TATgctacaatctagggccacatattccacatGACGTGCCCAATTCAACCAGGAGGTCATTCAACCAGCCAGCCACCTGCCTGAAATAGACAAGTTAAAAcaagtcatttggaatgtgtggaactggattgtaactaatgaatccattatGCCCAGGGGTGCCGacgtggggggacaaaggggacaattgtcctaggcccagggagagagggggcccacattTGAAGTTCACTCAGTTCAatcgctgctccaagtaggaagcagcggTTTTTTTATGTCTTGAGAAATCATGTTAGAAAAAAACGGTCtgacttgtttgccaagcattcaaccccaccttttgaagaccaagcagatctcgtTTTGATCACGAAAAGATTTGCTTGGTTGCGTCCTTGCCTAATGTGAACAACACCTTAGCCCACTGAACCATCACACCCCCAGAATGAGCATTTTCAAGTGATGTCAGACATCTTCAATTCAATGCATTCAAATACATTGCATCATGTGCCAGTGACACAAACAGTTAACAAGGTGCTAGTCTCCTGCAGGACTAATGGCGCATTCCCCAacggtgggagatgggatgtttctgacctcctacttgcagaaatgcattggaacgcctgttgaagcggaatgttcaagtcgcgagctgaggccaaatcgaagtaccccgacttcctcccattgacaatcgtgatgtcatcacagcaatagCAGCATACAGTGATAGGAATAGTTTATcttgcacattactcagcaatcatCATTCTAAAGACAAATAGCgttgattcggacaggttaacggttgcaaaaccGCAGGTGAACCTTTCTTAGGTGTAGTTatattggcattgcctctttcaaagatgaaatgcggctaaatgaaaaaacgcatggtgttgttcacacctcattgtttacattgctgacatctttgagaagtggatatgcatttttgtccctccatgcttgtagtttgtttgacttgctggttggaacgctttcaagtgagaggtagctgactcctggttgcatattgggaagttCCTACCGCTGGGGAACGAGCCATAAGATCCCTATGCTGGCAACCAGTATCTTTTGGAATTGATTTTAAAGTGCTTGTTTTTAAATGCCTTCATGACCAAGGACCCCTAGAATGCTTGAAAATACTGCCCTTCCAGATGTGGTGAGCTCCATAGGATAGTCCAACCCTCTATCCAGTTTCAACAGGGAGAAGCAGCTTTTAGTTTTTATGCAGTTTATTGTTCCAATCTTTTTTTGTAAAgtattttgggggggcttttcaagccttcatTGGTAATTATCAGAcagtacagtggaggagagacgtgAAAGAggtagggatagagagatgggtaaGGGCCGGCAAAGtccccgggtcgggaatcgaagtCAGGTCAGCCGAATaatagacaagtgccctaccatagCACCACAGTAGggtcaatgttttgtttttttaattgccaGTATTACTAATAGTACCcttttatgtgtatttatttgcaaggtttatctttttatttgtgatgctcattggcaaggcaaggcaggtttATTTACATAGACCATTTCATACACAAGGCAACCCCACGTAAATAAACTTCCCTTGCCTGGCTTCTATGAGAGGAAGTGCCTAATATcatgatcaaacaaacaaacaaacttcaCATTAACACAGAATGTTTATTAATCATATTTTAGCCATACTAGTCATTTTGAGTTCAGAGCCATCTCCAGTGTTAAATGAGCTTGAAAGAGGTGATCTTGAAGTCACCCTTGACCCTAATGTAGTTAATGACCTCCATGCCTTCTTTGTTGGGAAACGTAAGCTCCTCTCCATTGGGCAGTTCAACCTCAAAAAGCTTGTCAGTGAGCTTGATTAAAATCTGTGCCaggaagagcaagagaaaaaaaatTCTTTGCATAAAATACAAATGTTTTCATGTCATCCATTAAAACTAAACAATCCTATTTTTTAGAACTACTGACCTACCACATTTGTCATTAACCGTTTTGATCAGGAGGCACGAAGCACGaaaggtctgcgtgagagccaagCTAATTCTTCATAGCATTTCATTTCAAATTCTTACAAGTAATAACATTTGAAAGCACAATATTATCCATTTATATTAGGTTTAAACAACAACATGAACATTAACATTTCTCACCTTGAAAGTTGCACCTCTCTGGAATGGATTGTCATGCCTTTCTTCCTCACCCCAAGTGCTTTCGTGCTTTGAGTTGCAAACAATTGCAGCGTCGTCCTCTTTAAATCGTGGGTTAAAGTGAAGGGCCAGGTTGTCCTCATCAGCACCAAGATCAATCTGGAACCTGTCATGAGGCAAAATGCATCGTAACTTTAACGCCAAAGATagtatgacaaaaaaaaaatcaacattgtCATTTACCAGACTCAAGGAGTAGTTTTCCATGCAGTAGAGAATGAATGTAcggattttgtgtttgtttccatACCTCTCTGCATCACTGGCAACTTTTCCTTGTACTTTAAATTGATCTCCAGGTCTCAGGACGATGTTCTTCAGATGACACTCCTACACAGAAACATATTTGACACCCATGTTAATGCAACACCATTACAATAAGCTTCAAAACAACAAAGTTTTCTCTCATTTTTGTAGTAAAAGAATCCGTCTTACCATGCTTGTTGAGAGGATGCTTGAACAGAGGTCTCAGAAGAAATGATGATGGCCCTGTAGATTCAGATGCCATTGGGTTTTATAGGTGAGCAATCTTATTATGCATGACACCTCACAGTTGTTGAATACAATGCAGCACTGATGCTTTTAACACACTGATCAAAGCAAATGATTAAATCTTTTAAACAAAGGTTACTAGGGTCATGCagatttactgtaggctactacatcaTTTGGTGTTCAGTCAAGGTGATCTTAATGTTGtaaatccattcattcatttaatgTGCTAGTTCagttagactagtgtttctcaatgggggctctacaggtTATGATGCGGTCAagagggtgttgggaggcttatgataaggcccagggggcatttattcaaaaaaggttgagaaccactgagttagacCTATCAGCCTACCTAAAAGTTGAACTTCAAACTTTAAATGTATAGGCCTTCAACAGCTATGATATTAGCTCAGAAACTGTTGTTTTCCTTTCAAATAGTAAAAATTAGATTGTTAGGAAGTTGGTCAAGTAGAGAcctatattgcattatattgtgAAAGGTGAAGGTCTTGTTGccaaatatgaatatgaatttgATGT contains:
- the LOC134446926 gene encoding galectin-1-like yields the protein MECHLKNIVLRPGDQFKVQGKVASDAERFQIDLGADEDNLALHFNPRFKEDDAAIVCNSKHESTWGEEERHDNPFQRGATFKILIKLTDKLFEVELPNGEELTFPNKEGMEVINYIRVKGDFKITSFKLI